The Lytechinus pictus isolate F3 Inbred chromosome 8, Lp3.0, whole genome shotgun sequence nucleotide sequence ttttactttgttctgttgaaaatgaagtaaaaacaatctgaaaaaaatttgaaatgatttgcaGAAAGTGATGAAATGATAGGTAATGTAATGTTATGTAATATTTTGCAATTCCCAGCTAGAACCTTTATCATACTATCAAAcgaatataatttcaaaattttgagcaTATTGTGTTCACTACGGGCCAGAACGGTATCTCTGTCTAGTTTCATTAAAGATTTTGAAAGGCATTCTTACCCGCGGTGGACGTATGCTGTAGGGTTATCTGGTTCTAAAGCTACTGCTTTGAGGAAGTTTTCATCGGCTTGTTGGAACTGCCCTTGGTCATTCAAAGACTGTGGATAAAcacaataaagataaaaatatacGATGCTAGAAGATGGGCTTGTTATATAAGGTAGGCAATTAGTCAAATCTCCTCCACTTTAGGCAGTTGTCATTGGCTTATTGAAACTACCTCTGGCCATTAAGACACAACTTGATAAACACAGTCAAGGATAattaatatacatttttatgagATTACATGCACTGGGCAAGAAGAGTGGTATatagttgttaaaaaaaaatcaaatttggtgCCAGACTAGATATTTATAATGGCAAAAATAATATCTTcctctctgtttctctttccattatttttttaacagaacTTGATGAGATCAAGAGGGGCAATAAAAGAACTTGCATAGATACAAATAAAGATCCGCACTCGTCTCTCATATTTACAGGTTGTAGGAAGTTATGAGACTCTTCAATATATCCCTTGTCAGGGATGTAGTCAAGGCAGATACTTCCCCCGAGTCACGAGACCGCTGGAGAAAACCTTCTCGCATAGACTTTGCACATGTGACTCGGCTAGAGGCAAAGGCCAGAGCCAGCAAAATGTGACCTTGACTACATCCCTGCCCTATGTATATACCCCCCTCTGTAGgcaagaagtagaagtagaaaagACTGTTGCCTTACCTGTGCATAGAGAGCGTAGGCCTCGGCGCACTGGCTAAACTTCTTACAGCATTCTTCAAGGGCCTTGACGGCAGCCTGCATCTGCATTGGACTCTGGACCATGACGGAGAGGCGGTAGTTGGCGTAGCAGTGCTGGGCGTGGGCCAGGGCAAAGTCAGGGCTCAGTGAACTGCACTTCTGGAAGTCCTCTACGGCTTTGTCGACTCGTTCTAAGAGGAGCAAGAGCTGTGTTGGGAGATGGAGGAGAAGAGAACATGTCAAAGGGTTTTCCTTCTTGTTGTTCCCATTGCTATTATCCTCGCCATCACCATTACAAGAGCAAATTtgccgtcatcatcatcaccaacatcaacaTTTGCTCCACCACaatcacaaccaccaccaccgccaccactatcatcaccaccaccactatcatcatcaccaccaccaccaccaccaccatcatcaccttcattatTACGACCATCGTCACTATTACCATCACAGAagtcaccatcaccaccatcatctccattatcatcaccaccaccatcatcatcatcatcactatcatcatcatcgtcattaccatcaccatcattatcaagattattatcttcatcatcctcCTACTACTCAAACCAAACTCACCAACATGagcatcatagtcatcatcatcttcctccacctctttattatcatcactatcatcatctcCTTCTTTCTCCTTACTATCACCAAATTCATCATTACAATcaccgtcatcattatcaccgccaccttcatcatcactaccatcaccactTTTGAACCAACGTATCAGTATTTTTTTAAGGCCACTCACCTGGCCTCTATGATGGTAGACATCTGCATTGTCTGGATCTATGGTAGCCGCTTGCCCAAAGTCGGTCATGGCTTCCATCTGCTGGCCCTCCTGCATGTGCATGCTTCCACGCTTGATCAATGCATTCGCTTTCAACTGCAAACAGAAGAAAATTGAATACAACACATTTCATAATAATTAAAGCGCCTATTACAACCAAGCatgagtgtttcatgaagctgtttgtgAAGtaacgcacaactttacgcacgactaaaacatgtatggcaagttcccccaagtctgcgcagtcccccttgtctgcgcactcgcgtatctgcgcgattctattAAAAGAAGATATGCAACGAACACAGACTtaacacatgcaatacatagacaggtattcataaaaaaatttgacTCAAATTaatgggaaaataatgaatttagggcaattCATGTGacagcctcaaaatgcagcctttctcataaaaatcccCGAATcatgtgcaaagtgaatgggtgcgcagacacggggtaccatttttttttcaatctgaaaatgactgcccaaggttttttcaagaaaatcctatattttctttcatttttttaatgagaaatttggtacacttactcttaataatataaggaacattattaactgaaaggttttctgaaataagaagaaattcatgttaaatcttaactcaaattgttaggtgcgcagacttggggcccaccatcatacatGTTATTAGGTGATAAGACACTTACAGGGAGATATCATTTAACATAACaaaggtcaccagtcgtgcaAAAGGTCTTTTGTCTAATGAACAGCATTATGAAACACTGCCCTTCTTTACAAACCCAACTGTGCAGAAGGACCACCTTCTATGAATACATGTGGTCTGCCTGATGAATGCTCTCTGGGACGGGGTATGGCAAACCTAGATCATCTGTTGCCTTTTTACGTAGATAGCTAATATTTCTGACAAAATTAATTCTTCCCTTTAAgtggttaccatggttacataaatgcatcattattctttcatttaatATCTATTCGTTGTGGATAAGCTTGTTTCTTCTTGGAGGGCCCACACCTTGTGTATAATATCAACTGAAAACATTTTACATATTGTTTTCACAATGAATAGAATTAAATAAAATCTCTCGATGTACCTTTTTATCTGCTTCTGGTAATGTGATGACTTTATCCAAATCAGGCCTGGCTAACGTCCCCTGGCCTTTGAGAAGATAAAATGTCGCCCTCATCAGCAGAGCCTCTGGTAGCTTTGAACCTTCGCTGTCGATCTCCTCCGTGCAGGCGTCAATGATGGTCTCGTAGTTACCCTCTTTGAAGCAGTGCTTGGCCTTGGCGTAGCCAGCActggagggaaagagagacagagagagaaagaggattAGTACTATAATCAGTTTAAAGCTAAATGGaagtagttgcagcaataaTTTCATGAGTCATGAGATGATGAATGAGATCATGAGTCTTTGAATCAAGATTGTCACCATGTCATGGGATATCTAGATCTTGTTTACTTACATTTATCtaacatgaaatcatgaaatataaGCTATTCAACTACCACACTTAATATTACCAACAAAGATAAACACATGTGGGACAATGTATTAtcattgcttggaaaaagagCTCACATTAGGCTGAAATGCCATGCTTGTTTTgtcaatttctcagcaattacatatTTTCCACCAGAATCTTTTAGcagctattttttttacttacacATATTCATGTACCCCTTGAGTGtgatttcattggattctgttttaACTCATTTCCAGATTTTTACCAGGGcccgtcttataaagagttgcgattaatccgatcagtcgcaactatggaaagccagcaaagtcaacatacaaaatacatgattgttcaaaaaaatttctagatatgaatgtatatccataaacacattgatttcttgacaatttggtgtttttgcctttgtttacaaaggacaatttgcaaatttcctttagaaaaattatgacattgttggatttccatggttacaattgattggatcaatcgtaactctttgtaagacaaggCCCAGGACTTGTATTTCTGTTTAAGCTGTAAAGATATtgggccgtatgcataaaaacaagcaattgcttgtgctaGCCTTTTGCTTGAATCGGTATGCACacaaacaagcaattgcttataagcAAAAGCTTTTGCTTACAAGCACAAACAATTGCTTACTACTCGTAAGCAAATGCTTAccaaacaagcaattgcttaaaacCGTATGCATAAAACAAACCTTTTACTTGTCttgataagcaattgcttgcgttTTTTCAAGCTCCTCCGGACCAGCTTGAGCTCTTGCTTACTCATGGCATTCTCGTTTAAggattaaattttcataccGTTTCAAGCTCCATATTCCAGAGGTTATGTTGTGATTTCATATCTAATCAAATTCCTGTTATTTTAGACTTTTTACGGCAATTTTTGTCCATCGATCTACACAGAAACCCCCCTGATGCTCTGCGCTGTTTTCCCCCTATTTGCGTAATAAAACATACTGCTGCCAGGTCGGGCACGAAGCGTCGTTGTCCTACAGTGCGATGTTCGCACAACCGTAACGATCCTTTGTCCAAcacataagcaattgcttaggCAGTGCAAGCAAAAAGTTTCAGCACAAGCAAAAGCTTTGCATACGaatttaagcaattgcttgaacTTGCCCTTTTGCTTGACCAGCTCTTGCTTTTGCTTATAAAAGCATTTgcttataagcaattgcttgtctttatgcatacggcccaATGTCTTGGAATTGCAGAAGAAAATCTACCACTCTTGCCAATTTGTGATTCATGAGCACTGAAATAACATAGCAATGATCCGATTACTAATGATACACTAACACTAACAGATCCTATAGCAATTACAGATTATCATCACCCCAATAATTGATTTCGTACACTCAAGACCACAAAgtatctccactccctggggagtaagAGCATAATTACCTACCTGAGTCATCTGGAGAGCAGTAATCTTCTTCACTtgtatttgattgtttattATACACTAACAAGAATTCCTATAGCACTTACAGattatcatcaccacaatcattgGATTCATTCACTCAAGACCAcaacaatgtatgcactttctccactccctggggagtaagTTAATTACCTTGCGAAGTCATCCGGAAAGCAGTAATCTTCTTCACttgtatttgattatttattATACACTAATATTGGTTCCTACAGCACATCACCCCAAACATTGGATAAGGATTCATCAACTCAAGACCACAGACAATGtcctttctccactccctggggagtaagTTAATTACCTTGCGAAGTCATCCGGAAAGCAGTAATCTTCTTCACTTGTATTTGATTATCAACAACAGTTTCATAAACACTTACAGATTATCATCACCCGGATCATTGGTTTCACTCACTCAAGCCCTCAAACAATGTATGCACTATATCCACTCCCTGGGGGAGTGAGTTAACTATCTTGAGAAGTCATCCGGAAAGCAGTAATCTTCTTCACTTGTATTTGATTATCAACAACAGTTCCATAAGCGCTAACAGATTATCATCACCTGGATCATTGGTTTCACTCACTCAAGCCCTCAAACAATGTACGCAttatctccactccctggggagtcgGCAAAAACATTATTACCTTGCAAAGTCATCCGGAGAGCAGTAATCTTCATCACTTGTATTTGAGATGCCGTCATTTGAGAATGACGAGAAGTAGGACCTGATGAACTGACCGGACGGTAAGCTGGGTACTCTCTCCTAAAATGGGAtatatcaaaaagaaaattaatcacTTCCAACACAGTTAACttcaaacatgaaaaaaaaaaaaattctaacagGAGTTGGTTCCCACTCACCATCCTCCTTACATGAACACattcaaacataaaataaatcttgaaATTCTCTCCTAACTTTACATATAAAATTTAATCTTGACCTAAATCTTGAACACAATCacacattttgaatttttcattcaaatacttgtaaacaataaaaaaaatatataattagattTCAACTTTAGCAGACGGTAATCGAAAGGGATGAGAATCTTATTCAGCACTCTACAAAAAACACCAGtcatacatgtgtatatctATACATACAATTGAGCCTAGAATCTGTGAGCCTTGCCTTAAAGAAATAATCCCTTTTGCAGCTCATACTAGACGATCTGTTTTTTATTTTGGACCACTCTTTCGGAACTCATTACCTAATTTTGTTAAATTATCAAAATCTTTAAATCAATTATAATAAACGTGCATGTCTCCAAAACAAAACACTTCTAAACACGACTTTCCATTTATTGTAATGATTTGTTTTCACCCccctccttctttctcttagacttatttgtaattatgttatgattatgattgtattgttattgtttattttacatgtattaatatgATTTATTCTTACTTTGGGGCCAATTCATACAAGCAGTTGTGCTTTCTTTGACCCCTCCACGTGTAATATATCTCTTAATGTCAATGATATATGCATATTGTtaactgcttttttttttggaaataaatttgaatttgaagctAAACTGGGATGGGTGCATGTGTAGTCAACGGATGACAGTGACGTTGGAGGTTATATACAATAGAAAGTGGAGGGTGCAAGTACAAAAATGGCCAATCGGTTTATAATAACCTAAGTCCAGCAGGTGGCTGCAAACTTCTGATAACTGGGAAGGCAGCCGCCTTGAAAGTAGTGAGGGAAGGTGTGTTCATGTTGCACATTACTtatgaatagctttatgaaacacaatcCGGGAGAGATTCCTTGAACATTACAGTTGAACATACCGTGTATTTCTCAGCTGCTTTCTCTTTGCCGATCTCCTTGAGCATCTTGTCGGCCAGTATCATGCCTTGCTGATGTGAGAATCCTTCTAAGAGACATACTGCAGTCGCATCTATAGAGGgcgacaaaaaataaattaatgaaagtgGAAATGATTTGATTTCTCTTTGCCAATCTCTTTGAGCATCTTATTCAGCGAGTATCATGCCTTGCTGATGTGAGAATCCTTCTAAGAGACATTCTGCAGTAGCATCTATAGAGGGCGACAAAcaacaaattaatgaaagtgGAATGGACTTCTTTCATAACTGTATATCAGGTATAAATTGGAATGTTATGTACCAGTATATATTGAATTCAataagagatttaaaaaaaaaaagcatgttCAAGTCACATCTTCAGCTTCTTGATTTGTAATTATAGACATcttaaaatcacaattttctttttctttcacataCCAAATTATGATCTcttcaatgtttttatttctttaattttcttctcctgtttattcaattcatttcttgaCCCCATTTCATAGAACTCATTCGATGCCTCCACCCTTTACCAAAAATGTTCTCAGCCAATCCAATAGCATGACTTCAGGAGCATATAATAGTAGTTGTAACTTGTCATTGATAGCAAGCAATGGTGAAAccacagtatacatgtatccaCAGATCTTTAATTGagttactcggggggggggggggggtcacaaagagttaagtttGACTtcgagtcgcacttaaatttcCGGTTGCATGCTGTATAAAACGCATCACCGCATTGGGGACGCGTGCTATTGCGCATTAATCAATAAAACTGCGTGTTACAAATCATGCGTGCATCAGTACTAAGCATGAATTCAAGActtttaagtcatacttaatttttgtgaaacacccaacAGGGTTTCACAAAACAAAGTTCAAAGCTCTTAAAATCAAATTGTAGAAATGACCCTACCTTCCAAACATTTCATTCTCTCATTCATCATCTCAAAGGCCTTTGCTCGGCGGAAGAGGGCCTTCACGTATCTACTATTCAGCTCAAGCGCATTGTTACAATCCGCCACTACCTGGGCATGGTTTTTCTAAAGAAgcaaatcaaaaaagaaaaaggagtcaATTTCTACTTAAAAGACAGAATTcatggtacatgtagtacaaGAAGCTTGACAAGAAATACTGGGAAGATgattgtcaaaaaatatctaaaaatatAGTACAAGGACTTCATATTAAAGCATATATGTGGCCATAGGGTAATCTAGTTTAATTATCTTTCACTACagtttaaccctaattctcccgggggggggggggggggggggggggggggataatggcccccccctcgacaatttttgcgatatatctgctgcgcaaattttgagagcaaatttgtgacgcccgggtacgcggttacgacattacgcaacattatgtacatgtaagtgcatgtcagaccccaaattgctcataaacgtgatttcatgtacaaatccaatgcagattgtgtatcagccaaaattcataaatgtatcattatttctacttttactgattaaacttaattaattttgccttgtttatgatcagaattaagtctggaacgatttccatcgaaaaaacaatataaaaacaaagaaatacataagaaattaaaaaaccaataaaatacataagaaatcggtcttggtaccagaatttttttcattcacaattgttaggaatgctataaagaatattttcaccaaaaaatagcattctaggagctttatttagtgaatcagagcaaaaagtatgatttcatgaataaattagcataattaattcatataaaataaaaatatatgaattcagtgaaatttaccactgcaactgcgtagattacgtcattctctaccgtCATGCAAAGTtttgttgtgatcgcgcaatccgcggctgagatcttaagggggggccataatggccccccgccccgggaatgacaaaaatcaaaataccccgggagatttagggttaaagagaaattccagtagttgcagtaaacactgatttcatgaaaaagtctgttaaaccaggcttaattgtcagtatatcatcgaggatctagatctggtacagttacataaactgaactttgtgaaatcttgaattctacgctgaaaaatgttcagactgaacttccccaacacagataagcgcacctgggacagtgtataattattgctttgagcgtcgggcccgacgctctacccgaatcctgtgcttatttgctgatttctcagcaattacacaatttcttccagaatcctttggcacatgcgttttatttatacaaacagacactttcgTGGTCATTTCagtggattctgtacgaactcattttgatatcgttaccaaaactggcatttacctttaaatgaAGACAAATGATTTAACATATTAGGGACTTTAGTTTAGCTGCAATCTGTGAATTGCCAAACTTTAGAGTAGTGGGACAAAGTGTTTTATTGGTCTTTTTACCATTGACACCACTGTATTCTTACCATCTGTTCATGGTCAGCAACCTGTTTCTCGTAATATATTGAGAGATCTTTGGCATTATCCTTTGGGctaatataacattttgaaatgtattgttcagagagggaaagggggacaaaggtttttttttctttcttttttttaccattgTTGTTCTTAACATTAGCTCATGAGCAGCAGCCttattctaaatattctgaTTAAATGTTGAGACATAATTGCCATTGTCCTTTGGGCCAGTAGAATATTTTGAGACTTACAATTTGAAGAGAGGGGGGattctatattcattttttagcCATTAACAGTAACACTACCATCTTACCATCTGTTCGTTGGCAGCAGCCTTATTCTGGTAGAACGTTGAGAGATCTTTGACGTTGTCCTTTGGGCATATCTCGATGGCTTGGGAGTAGAGCTTGATGGCTTGCTCATAGTGTCCTGCCTTGAAGTACTTGTTGCCCCGGAGCTTGGCTGCTTGGGCTTGCTCTTCAGGGGTCTGGTGCATGGTGAGAAGATCGAATCAACATTTATCATCgtattcattttatcatgacTTTACTGCTGTTAAGAtagtgttaaaaaaataagcactaGTAGAATTACACACACAAGGTACTTATGGAACAGTTCTAACATGTCCAAGGCATAGGGACCATCTCCAAGGTGACAAGCAGTGAATGAGCACTTTTGGACTGGtacgagatgacgtcattttttggcgttccatatgcctcaggtcctcaaacactatcagaatcgagaacctcgccacatccattttgcggttctcctaaatcatagacgacgtgcacgtgagtgacgtcattttaaccgctcaagcccagcatgaagatcaacctttcccttttaaaacacattttgcagtgacttttcacaaaattaatgtaagttgtacgatgcattctgtttatcatatttgaaattgctttctgatctccaaaatatacatcgatatatatcctaactcgcgtaaaaaggaatcaaagcaagtgaaagggcacatgtgcacaagttgcaccttcgcatcacccgaccgggtcgccaggcgatggtgcgccagatcttccgggtcgggcagcgtgtcatgacccgctggttatcACGCTGTTTCATgtggacgtacgtacacgtacaagtcgagtgaaatctaaagtattcgcatctgtagtgaacaagggcagacgacgacgtCGACTCGAACGATCAGATGACTGCTACGTCGTTcacgttcactgctcctaaaacttgccaataattttgctttacaaatttgaatagcatttctgtccataagagaaaagctctcaactacaTGTAAGTAATGTACAGCCCTATGtgaaaatatgctatacaaaagactgaATGCATAGCAGTTTTTCacaaatgtggagcaaattgtgatgcgataccaggaaaattattccctgaacaAGTGTGTATATTACTCAATACCCGAGCAATATTATGTGTCTTATATTGTTTAAAAGAGAGTGAATCATGTTGGTCCATACTTGTGTGGTCGTAAGTGCCTAAGAGTAAGACCACAGGGTATGGGTACGCGCACGTCCCTAAATGGGGAGATCGCGAACGGACGGCTGTGCGTTCGCAAGGGGCCTTGCCTGCGTGGAAGCCATCTTGATCACTTGAGAGTCAACCGGTGCGAGACGAGGACGTCTGTGTTTAGAGCCATCTACACAAATCAACCTTTGCTTCGCCCTTTCACCCTTCGAGTTTCAACTATACATCACACCTGCAACCATCTACAGCAAATACTTCACACCAACAACATCCTACAAGTAAGTTTGGGCCTGCTTTTTAGTTCGATATTCATTTCACCGTTGTCTCACACCAACTTTTGTCTGGTGATTATCTCTAAAGTTCCCTTTTAACCGCACTTTCCACCCTTTTTCCCTCACAGGatttatatattattaatatcccTAATTTTACCACACTTGATAAACCATTGTCATATCAAAACTGATAAGGCATGAGCTGTGGACTGGTGGCACAATGTAATTTGTCTCTCTAAAAGTTagttcctgaagaaaaaaaaaattgtagaaaCGTCAGAATTTTTGTGGTTTTGCAAAAGCCCCGCCCCTGCCACGGGCCCGAGAAATAGTTTTCCAGGCAGTAGTCTCGTATATTCTGCACTGTGCAATTGAAACAAGGGCCAGCCATGACTAGGACAGAGAGAGTAGGAGAGTAACCTCCAAATCCAATCACCAATGCCATGCCATGGCAATGCCCATGTTAACCGGTTAAGCTCCGCGGACGGAGGCTGAGCCGGCAATGCAGGCTCGCCGGGCGTGCCGCCGAGCCCAAACCCTGTCTTTCGCCTAATCATTGTCTTTCCACGCACTACTCACCTGT carries:
- the LOC129266229 gene encoding mitochondrial import receptor subunit TOM70-like isoform X1, which gives rise to MAASSRPGSDVGWTKWQIAIAVGAPIAVAGLAFGAYYLTRSGSPEESSDTKSGTAGTSGNTKANGEGDAGKNSSVEHTQTPEEQAQAAKLRGNKYFKAGHYEQAIKLYSQAIEICPKDNVKDLSTFYQNKAAANEQMKNHAQVVADCNNALELNSRYVKALFRRAKAFEMMNERMKCLEDATAVCLLEGFSHQQGMILADKMLKEIGKEKAAEKYTERVPSLPSGQFIRSYFSSFSNDGISNTSDEDYCSPDDFASAGYAKAKHCFKEGNYETIIDACTEEIDSEGSKLPEALLMRATFYLLKGQGTLARPDLDKVITLPEADKKLKANALIKRGSMHMQEGQQMEAMTDFGQAATIDPDNADVYHHRGQLLLLLERVDKAVEDFQKCSSLSPDFALAHAQHCYANYRLSVMVQSPMQMQAAVKALEECCKKFSQCAEAYALYAQSLNDQGQFQQADENFLKAVALEPDNPTAYVHRGLLYLAWKKDPEQAIRMIQKALEIDSRCDFAYETLGTIEVQRGNMAAAQEYFNQAIELTRTEMEMAHLFSLSVAAQAQSNVTTKFGIVPPSALRP
- the LOC129266229 gene encoding mitochondrial import receptor subunit TOM70-like isoform X2 produces the protein MAASSRPGSDVGWTKWQIAIAVGAPIAVAGLAFGAYYLTRSGSPEESSDTKSGTAGTSGNTKANGEGDAGKNSSVEHTQTPEEQAQAAKLRGNKYFKAGHYEQAIKLYSQAIEICPKDNVKDLSTFYQNKAAANEQMKNHAQVVADCNNALELNSRYVKALFRRAKAFEMMNERMKCLEDATAVCLLEGFSHQQGMILADKMLKEIGKEKAAEKYTERVPSLPSGQFIRSYFSSFSNDGISNTSDEDYCSPDDFASAGYAKAKHCFKEGNYETIIDACTEEIDSEGSKLPEALLMRATFYLLKGQGTLARPDLDKVITLPEADKKLKANALIKRGSMHMQEGQQMEAMTDFGQAATIDPDNADVYHHRGQLLLLLERVDKAVEDFQKCSSLSPDFALAHAQHCYANYRLSVMVQSPMQMQAAVKALEECCKKFSQCAEAYALYAQSLNDQGQFQQADENFLKAVALEPDNPTAYVHRGLLYLAWKKVPEQKD